A window of the Fuscovulum sp. genome harbors these coding sequences:
- a CDS encoding aldose epimerase family protein, which translates to MTDRQLGISPFGVTANGTSVQRVTIGRDGLCVSVLTWGAVLQGVWLEGADRNLTLGSDRLSDYEGAMRYHGSLIGPVVNRFTDARAPLAGRSLPFEANQDNRHCLHSGSAGTHLKVWRLAEATEDSLRLELDLPDGEGGFPGNRRVTAAFQVDGVSLHLRVHVTTDKPTFVNFANHSYWNLDGSPTWAGHRLWVDAPYFLPTTPDFTPTGEMRPVEQDGMDFRKTRRIDPDMNPFDNCFCLSDEPGPLREALRLNGQSGIGMVVSTTEPGIQVYDGRNAFRPGRRAYEGLAIEAQGWPDAPNHAGFPSIVLEPEGEYRQHTVWRFTRG; encoded by the coding sequence ATGACGGATCGGCAGTTGGGGATATCCCCGTTCGGCGTGACAGCGAATGGCACGTCCGTTCAACGTGTCACCATCGGGCGCGATGGTTTGTGTGTTTCGGTTCTGACCTGGGGCGCGGTTCTTCAGGGTGTCTGGCTCGAAGGGGCAGACCGTAACCTGACGCTGGGGTCGGATCGGCTGTCCGATTACGAAGGCGCGATGCGCTATCACGGATCGCTGATCGGCCCGGTCGTGAACCGCTTCACCGATGCCCGCGCGCCGCTTGCCGGGCGCAGCCTGCCGTTCGAGGCCAATCAGGACAACCGCCATTGCCTGCATTCCGGCTCTGCCGGTACCCATCTCAAGGTGTGGCGTCTGGCCGAAGCGACCGAGGATTCGCTGCGTCTGGAACTGGACCTTCCCGATGGCGAAGGCGGCTTTCCTGGCAATCGCCGCGTCACGGCGGCGTTTCAGGTGGATGGCGTCAGCCTGCACCTGCGGGTGCATGTCACCACCGACAAGCCTACATTCGTGAACTTCGCCAATCACAGCTACTGGAACCTTGACGGCTCGCCAACATGGGCCGGTCACCGCCTGTGGGTCGATGCCCCCTATTTCCTGCCTACCACGCCGGATTTCACCCCCACCGGCGAAATGCGCCCCGTCGAACAGGACGGCATGGATTTCCGCAAGACCCGCCGCATCGACCCCGACATGAACCCCTTCGACAACTGCTTCTGCCTGTCAGATGAACCCGGCCCCCTGCGCGAGGCTTTGCGCCTGAACGGCCAGTCCGGCATCGGCATGGTCGTCTCTACGACCGAGCCGGGGATACAGGTCTATGACGGGCGCAACGCCTTTCGCCCCGGCCGGCGCGCCTATGAAGGGCTGGCGATCGAGGCGCAGGGTTGGCCCGATGCGCCCAACCACGCAGGCTTTCCCTCGATCGTGCTGGAACCCGAAGGGGAATACCGCCAGCACACGGTCTGGCGGTTCACCCGGGGTTAA
- a CDS encoding zinc ABC transporter substrate-binding protein yields MRYIISPAVASLAFALPAIAEVPKVITDIHPVHALVAQVMGDLGTPELLLERGASEHDFQLRPSQAASLADADLVVWIGPELTPWLDRALDGIGENGARLGLLAVPGTETRAFSEDGAHAGHDHGAEEQAAAEEEHDHGHDHAAEEKAAVEEHDHGHEETAEAAHDHGHEETASAEGDDHGHNHEGADPHAWLDPANAQVWLAAIAAELGRLDAENAATYTANAEAAIARTKALDAEVAQILAPVQGKPVVVYHDAYGYFAAHYGLEVFGSVALGDATAPGAARLSELRAGVEAGTPVCLFPEAQHDAALITQLADGTGAKVGAALDPNGSMQEPGPGAYDGLMRSLAQAMADCITATP; encoded by the coding sequence ATGCGTTATATCATATCCCCCGCCGTTGCCAGCCTCGCCTTCGCCCTGCCCGCCATCGCCGAAGTGCCAAAGGTCATCACCGACATTCACCCCGTCCACGCGCTTGTGGCGCAGGTGATGGGCGATCTGGGAACGCCGGAACTGCTGCTGGAACGCGGTGCAAGCGAACATGATTTCCAGTTGCGCCCGTCTCAGGCGGCGTCCTTGGCGGATGCGGATCTTGTGGTCTGGATCGGCCCGGAACTGACCCCGTGGCTGGACCGCGCGCTGGATGGCATCGGCGAGAACGGCGCGCGGCTTGGCCTTCTGGCCGTGCCGGGAACCGAAACCCGGGCCTTCTCCGAAGATGGCGCGCATGCAGGCCATGACCATGGGGCCGAGGAGCAGGCAGCGGCTGAGGAAGAGCATGATCACGGCCATGACCATGCCGCCGAAGAAAAGGCAGCGGTCGAAGAGCACGACCACGGGCATGAGGAAACCGCAGAAGCCGCGCATGACCACGGGCACGAAGAAACTGCCTCGGCAGAAGGCGATGATCATGGTCACAACCATGAGGGTGCCGATCCCCATGCCTGGCTTGACCCCGCCAATGCGCAGGTCTGGCTGGCGGCCATCGCAGCGGAACTTGGCCGTCTGGACGCGGAGAACGCGGCGACCTACACCGCCAACGCCGAGGCCGCCATCGCCCGGACCAAGGCCCTCGATGCCGAGGTGGCGCAGATCCTTGCCCCGGTGCAGGGCAAGCCGGTGGTCGTTTACCATGATGCCTATGGCTATTTCGCCGCCCATTACGGGCTGGAGGTGTTCGGCTCGGTCGCCCTTGGCGATGCCACCGCCCCCGGCGCGGCGCGGTTGTCCGAACTCCGCGCAGGGGTGGAGGCTGGCACCCCCGTCTGCCTGTTCCCCGAGGCGCAGCATGATGCCGCGCTGATCACGCAACTGGCCGATGGCACAGGCGCAAAGGTGGGCGCGGCGCTGGATCCGAATGGCTCCATGCAGGAACCCGGACCGGGCGCTTATGACGGGCTGATGCGCAGCCTTGCGCAGGCCATGGCCGATTGCATCACGGCAACGCCCTGA
- a CDS encoding Fur family transcriptional regulator encodes MAQSHPHTHSDACPGCAATPEVAFARHDHSNCADDVLARGEALALAQGVKLTPVRRRVLEILLEEHRALGAYDVLQRLAAEGFGNQPPVAYRALDFLVENGLAHRIRRLNAFAACMHPGEAHAPAFLICRQCNHVAEAPAAPVRAALDTAAAALGFVIERSNIEALGLCPACKGAAE; translated from the coding sequence ATGGCGCAGTCGCATCCCCACACCCATTCCGACGCCTGCCCCGGTTGCGCCGCGACGCCAGAGGTGGCCTTTGCCCGGCATGACCACAGCAACTGCGCCGATGACGTGCTGGCGCGGGGCGAGGCGCTGGCCTTGGCACAGGGGGTGAAGCTGACGCCGGTGCGTCGCCGGGTGTTGGAAATCCTGCTGGAGGAACACCGCGCGCTGGGGGCCTATGATGTGCTGCAACGGCTGGCGGCCGAAGGGTTCGGCAATCAGCCCCCGGTGGCCTATCGCGCGCTGGATTTTCTGGTGGAGAACGGGCTCGCCCATCGCATCCGCCGCCTGAATGCCTTTGCCGCCTGCATGCATCCGGGCGAGGCGCATGCCCCGGCCTTTTTGATCTGCCGCCAGTGCAACCATGTGGCCGAGGCGCCCGCCGCCCCGGTGCGCGCGGCTCTGGACACGGCGGCGGCGGCGCTGGGCTTTGTGATCGAACGGTCGAACATCGAGGCGCTGGGGCTGTGCCCTGCCTGCAAGGGGGCCGCGGAATGA
- a CDS encoding metal ABC transporter ATP-binding protein: MTGLITASHLSVALDGHPVLSDVSLTVQPGEIVTILGPNGSGKSTLLRALLGIVPATGGAVARRDGLVIGYVPQRLAIDRTLPMTVRRFLSLPKRVGDGDATAALARVGVPDVAGRQMADLSGGQFQRVLLARALLAKPGLLILDEPTQGLDQPGEAAFYRLIEEVRRETGVAILMVSHDLHVVMAASDRVICLNGHICCEGTPRVVSTAPEYRALFGLGTQGALALYQHVHDHSHDGGGQGHDHHGHDHSRDHDHPHAHDHSHA, encoded by the coding sequence ATGACGGGACTGATCACCGCCAGCCACCTGTCGGTGGCGCTGGATGGGCATCCGGTGCTGAGCGATGTCAGCCTGACCGTGCAACCGGGTGAGATCGTCACCATCCTTGGCCCCAACGGATCGGGCAAGTCGACGCTGCTGCGGGCGTTGTTGGGGATTGTGCCTGCGACGGGCGGCGCAGTGGCGCGGCGTGACGGGCTGGTCATCGGCTATGTGCCGCAGCGGTTGGCGATTGACCGGACGCTGCCGATGACGGTGCGGCGATTCCTGTCGCTGCCCAAACGGGTGGGGGACGGGGATGCCACCGCTGCACTCGCGCGGGTGGGGGTGCCCGATGTGGCCGGGCGGCAGATGGCCGATCTGTCGGGTGGGCAGTTCCAGCGCGTGCTGTTGGCGCGGGCCTTGTTGGCAAAGCCGGGGCTGCTGATTCTGGATGAACCGACGCAGGGGCTGGACCAGCCCGGCGAGGCGGCCTTCTACCGGTTGATCGAAGAGGTGCGGCGCGAGACGGGGGTGGCGATTTTGATGGTGAGCCATGATCTGCATGTGGTCATGGCGGCCTCTGACCGCGTGATCTGCTTGAACGGGCATATCTGCTGTGAAGGCACGCCACGCGTGGTGTCGACCGCGCCGGAATACCGGGCGTTGTTTGGGTTGGGCACACAAGGCGCGCTGGCGTTGTACCAGCATGTGCATGACCACAGCCATGATGGCGGCGGACAGGGACATGACCATCACGGCCATGACCATTCCCGCGACCACGACCACCCCCATGCCCATGATCACAGCCATGCTTGA
- a CDS encoding metal ABC transporter permease: MLDDFLIRAALAGVGLSLATGPLGSFVVWRRMAYFGDATAHAAILGVALALAADLPVTFGTLVVALAMALTVSVLAARGWAMDTTLGVLAHSALAFGLVAVSFVPGARTDLSAYLFGDILAVSRADLVFIWVGAVLVAGLLAWRWQALLTSTLNEDLAHASGLNPARERLVLTLALAVVVAVAIKVVGALLIAALLIIPAAAARGLARTPESMAMMATVIGAAASIGGLQLSLWQDTPAGPSIIAAAAILFTLSVLFGRMRRP, from the coding sequence ATGCTTGACGATTTCCTGATCCGTGCGGCGTTGGCCGGGGTTGGTCTTTCGCTTGCGACCGGACCGCTGGGCTCTTTTGTCGTCTGGCGCAGGATGGCCTATTTCGGTGATGCCACCGCCCATGCGGCGATCCTTGGGGTTGCGCTGGCGCTGGCGGCTGATCTTCCGGTCACCTTTGGCACGCTGGTGGTGGCGCTGGCCATGGCGTTGACCGTGTCGGTGCTGGCAGCCCGGGGCTGGGCGATGGATACGACGCTGGGTGTGCTGGCCCATTCGGCGCTTGCGTTTGGTCTGGTGGCGGTCAGCTTTGTTCCGGGCGCGCGGACGGATCTTTCGGCCTATCTCTTTGGCGACATCCTCGCCGTGTCGCGGGCCGATCTGGTCTTCATCTGGGTTGGTGCGGTGCTTGTGGCGGGCCTGCTGGCCTGGCGCTGGCAGGCGCTTTTGACAAGCACGCTGAATGAGGATCTGGCCCATGCCTCGGGGCTGAACCCGGCGCGGGAGCGGCTGGTGCTGACGCTGGCGCTGGCGGTTGTGGTTGCCGTGGCGATCAAGGTGGTGGGCGCGCTGCTGATCGCGGCGCTGCTGATCATCCCGGCGGCTGCCGCGCGCGGATTGGCGCGGACGCCGGAATCCATGGCGATGATGGCCACGGTGATTGGCGCCGCCGCCAGCATCGGGGGGCTGCAACTGTCGCTTTGGCAGGATACGCCGGCGGGACCATCGATCATCGCTGCGGCCGCGATCCTGTTCACCCTTTCCGTCCTCTTCGGTCGGATGCGCCGCCCGTAG
- a CDS encoding FAD-dependent oxidoreductase, with the protein MKTHVKALVVGGGAVGNGIAYHLAKAGWDTMLVERDELTAGSTWHAAGLLPLFNMSYATTHIHKYSVDFYKGLEAETGLNPGFYVVGNLRMAQRQERMDEYMLYSSVAETAGVYHEFLTPKEMKDRWPLLRTEDLVGALYHPQDGYINPADVTQAMAKGARQLGATIERKIQVDGYRWTGSEWIVSCTRMVETGGNLVASDDKFEITAEHVVTATGNHAQRTARLLGIKIPAIPVEHQYIVTEPDPALVEWRKTNPQHPVLRDADAKWYVREERGGWILGPYERNAPARFLYDVPQSFRADLFPLDLERIEAEYMSMIHRLPSSETVGLKDDYNGPICYTPDGNPLVGPVPGLRNMWIAEGFSFGITAAGGTGYYLAQMMTQGEAEIDMASLDPRRYGNWMTTEYAARKNEECYEHVFILHHPDEEREACRPLRTAPVYDRQKALGAQFGQVNGWERPIYFGPKDAPEDFDHNSRSFRRGGWWQYAVDEAKAIRETAGLIDATAFTKHLVRGPGATAFLDWFTCNALPKVGRINLTYALTPTGTTRTEYTIVRNGENDYYLVSAGAWTAYDADYLRKCAEDYMAGGGGYIDIHDVTTQWGVFAIAGPNSRKILAELIRDAEPETALSNKRFPWLSARKIELGMCPVNAIRVAYTGELGWELHHPIEMQRYLFDQLLKAGEKHGMKLVGARAQNWLRQEKSYRAFGNELGRDATPLEAGLDRFVDLNKEFQGKQAMLDTGIRSMCVTVLIDGPDDTDPWGKEALLLDGEKIGRLTSGGYSVAFGKQIGMGYVRPDLASVGQKLKVRINRELWDVTVVEDSPFDPKNARIRIDG; encoded by the coding sequence ATGAAGACCCATGTCAAAGCCCTCGTCGTCGGCGGTGGTGCCGTCGGCAACGGCATCGCCTATCACCTTGCCAAGGCAGGCTGGGATACGATGCTGGTGGAACGGGATGAACTGACCGCTGGGTCCACCTGGCATGCGGCGGGGCTGCTGCCCCTGTTCAACATGTCCTATGCCACCACCCATATCCACAAATACAGCGTGGATTTCTACAAGGGGCTGGAGGCGGAAACCGGCCTGAACCCCGGCTTCTATGTCGTGGGCAACCTGCGCATGGCGCAGCGTCAGGAACGCATGGATGAATACATGCTCTATTCCTCGGTCGCGGAAACCGCCGGGGTGTATCACGAGTTTCTGACGCCCAAGGAGATGAAGGATCGCTGGCCGCTTCTGCGCACCGAAGACCTTGTCGGCGCGCTTTACCACCCGCAGGACGGCTATATTAACCCCGCCGACGTGACGCAGGCCATGGCCAAGGGCGCGCGGCAACTCGGTGCCACGATCGAGCGGAAGATTCAGGTCGACGGCTATCGCTGGACCGGGTCGGAATGGATCGTGTCCTGCACGCGGATGGTGGAAACCGGGGGCAATCTCGTGGCTTCGGACGATAAGTTCGAGATCACGGCAGAACATGTGGTCACCGCCACGGGCAACCATGCGCAGCGCACGGCGCGGCTGTTAGGGATCAAGATCCCGGCCATCCCGGTGGAACACCAGTATATCGTGACCGAACCTGATCCGGCGCTGGTAGAATGGCGCAAGACCAACCCACAGCATCCCGTGCTGCGCGACGCCGATGCCAAATGGTATGTGCGTGAGGAACGCGGCGGCTGGATCCTTGGCCCGTACGAGCGCAACGCCCCGGCGCGGTTCCTTTATGACGTGCCGCAGTCGTTCCGCGCCGACCTCTTCCCGCTGGATCTGGAGCGGATCGAGGCGGAGTATATGTCGATGATCCACCGCCTGCCGTCCTCGGAAACCGTGGGTCTGAAGGACGATTACAACGGCCCGATCTGCTATACCCCCGATGGCAACCCGCTGGTCGGCCCGGTGCCGGGCCTGCGCAACATGTGGATCGCCGAAGGCTTCAGCTTTGGCATCACCGCCGCCGGTGGTACGGGCTATTACCTTGCCCAGATGATGACCCAAGGCGAGGCCGAGATCGACATGGCCAGCCTCGATCCACGCCGCTATGGCAACTGGATGACCACCGAATATGCGGCGCGCAAGAATGAGGAATGCTATGAGCATGTCTTCATCCTGCACCACCCGGATGAAGAGCGCGAAGCCTGCCGCCCGCTGCGCACTGCGCCGGTCTATGACAGGCAAAAGGCGCTGGGCGCGCAGTTTGGCCAAGTGAACGGCTGGGAGCGCCCGATCTACTTTGGCCCCAAGGACGCGCCGGAAGATTTCGATCACAACAGCCGCAGCTTCCGCCGCGGTGGCTGGTGGCAATATGCTGTGGATGAGGCGAAGGCGATCCGCGAAACGGCGGGTCTGATCGACGCCACCGCCTTTACCAAGCATCTGGTGCGCGGCCCCGGTGCCACGGCCTTCCTCGACTGGTTCACCTGCAACGCCCTGCCCAAGGTGGGCCGCATCAACCTGACCTATGCGCTGACGCCCACGGGAACGACGCGCACGGAATACACCATCGTCCGCAATGGTGAGAATGACTATTACCTCGTCTCGGCGGGCGCATGGACGGCCTATGACGCCGATTACCTGCGCAAATGCGCCGAGGATTACATGGCCGGTGGCGGTGGTTACATCGACATCCACGATGTCACCACGCAATGGGGCGTCTTTGCGATTGCCGGGCCGAACAGCCGCAAGATCCTGGCCGAACTGATCCGCGATGCGGAGCCGGAAACCGCGCTGTCCAACAAGCGATTCCCTTGGCTTTCGGCGCGCAAGATCGAACTGGGCATGTGCCCGGTGAACGCGATCCGCGTGGCCTATACGGGCGAGTTGGGTTGGGAACTGCACCACCCGATCGAGATGCAGCGCTATCTGTTCGACCAGTTGCTGAAGGCGGGCGAAAAGCACGGGATGAAGCTGGTCGGTGCGCGGGCGCAGAACTGGCTGCGGCAGGAGAAATCCTATCGCGCCTTCGGCAACGAGTTGGGCCGCGACGCGACCCCGCTGGAGGCTGGGCTGGACCGCTTTGTTGATCTGAACAAGGAGTTTCAGGGCAAGCAGGCCATGCTGGATACCGGCATCCGGTCGATGTGCGTGACGGTGCTGATCGACGGGCCGGATGACACCGACCCGTGGGGGAAAGAGGCGCTACTGCTGGATGGCGAAAAGATCGGGCGTCTGACGTCGGGCGGCTATTCGGTGGCCTTTGGCAAGCAGATCGGCATGGGCTATGTGCGCCCCGATCTGGCAAGCGTGGGGCAGAAGCTGAAAGTCCGTATCAACCGCGAATTGTGGGATGTGACGGTGGTTGAAGACAGCCCGTTCGACCCCAAGAATGCACGCATTCGCATCGACGGTTGA
- a CDS encoding GH25 family lysozyme, giving the protein MLIRPLLAALALSLAACGGPSDRETLSTGAGAIANPAQFRVVPPNFSDADPASFGRRGPEDHQVHGIDVARFQTSIDWQQARANGVNFAFIKATEGGDLVDPMFRDNWRGAARAGVPRGAYHFFYHCRPAAEQAAFYIRNVPRSPGALPPVLDMEWTPFSPTCTIRRAPAVLRSEAKIFLDIVERHYGQRPIIYSTVDFYQENEMWRVGNYPFWLRAVAAHPDEVYGGRHWTFWQYTSTGLIPGIAGEVDINVFDGSASDWAAWLAANRHP; this is encoded by the coding sequence ATGCTGATACGCCCGCTTCTTGCCGCGCTCGCCCTTTCCCTCGCCGCTTGTGGTGGGCCATCGGATCGTGAAACCCTGTCCACCGGCGCAGGCGCGATTGCCAACCCGGCGCAATTCCGCGTGGTGCCCCCGAATTTCAGCGATGCCGACCCGGCTAGTTTCGGCCGCCGCGGGCCCGAGGATCATCAGGTTCACGGCATCGATGTCGCCCGGTTCCAGACATCCATAGATTGGCAACAGGCCCGCGCGAACGGGGTGAACTTCGCCTTCATCAAGGCCACCGAAGGCGGCGATCTGGTGGATCCGATGTTCCGCGACAATTGGCGTGGCGCGGCCCGCGCGGGTGTGCCGCGCGGGGCTTATCACTTCTTCTACCATTGCCGCCCCGCCGCCGAACAGGCCGCCTTCTACATCCGCAACGTTCCGCGCAGCCCCGGCGCGCTACCGCCCGTGTTGGATATGGAATGGACGCCGTTTTCCCCAACCTGCACCATCCGCCGCGCGCCCGCGGTGCTGCGGTCCGAGGCGAAGATTTTCCTCGACATCGTGGAACGCCATTACGGCCAGCGCCCGATCATCTATTCCACCGTGGATTTCTACCAAGAGAATGAGATGTGGCGCGTCGGGAACTATCCCTTCTGGCTGCGCGCCGTCGCCGCCCACCCGGATGAGGTTTACGGCGGCCGTCACTGGACCTTCTGGCAATATACCAGCACCGGCCTGATCCCCGGCATCGCCGGAGAGGTGGATATCAACGTCTTTGACGGCAGCGCATCAGACTGGGCGGCGTGGCTGGCGGCGAACCGCCACCCCTAG